One Ricinus communis isolate WT05 ecotype wild-type chromosome 2, ASM1957865v1, whole genome shotgun sequence DNA segment encodes these proteins:
- the LOC8262735 gene encoding RNA pseudouridine synthase 3, mitochondrial isoform X3, with the protein MLTCLQIKHNDIMEAGARVHVAVSVAETRISKRFDTIPSGTLYPNADEIQYLQRLVKYKDSAIIVLNKPPRLPVKGNLPLHNSMDALAAAALSYDYDEGPKLVQRLDRESSGLLLMGRTKESIDHLQWLFSDVNKSNSRCKAWNDACKATYQRYWALVIGSPKEKEGLIRAPLSKVLLNDGKTERVVLAQHSGLEASQEALTEYRVLGPRINGCSWIELRPLTSRKHQLRVHCAEALGTPIVGDYKYGWCVHQRWKQMPRVDIEPFSGKPYKLRRPAGLDVQKGSVLSKVPLLHLHCREFVLPNIAKFLAVLNEKSENIHPALDAKPDLLRFVASMPTHMKISWNLMSSYLV; encoded by the exons ATGCTAA CTTGCCTACAGATTAAACACAATGACATCATGGAAGCAGGAGCAAGAGTTCATGTTGCTGTATCAGTAGCTGAGACTAGGATTTCCAAGAGGTTTGATACCATACCAAGCGGAACTTTATATCCAAATGCTGATGAGATTCAATATTTACAGAGGCTTGTCAAGTACAAA GATTCTGCTATAATTGTATTGAACAAGCCTCCAAGATTGCCAGTGAAG GGTAATCTTCCACTTCACAATAGCATGGACGCATTGGCAGCTGCTGCTTTGTCTTATGATTATGATGAGGGCCCCAAGTTG GTGCAGCGCCTTGACAGAGAGAGCAGCGGTCTCCTCTTAATGGGGCGGACAAAGGAAAGCATTGATCATCTTCAGTGGTTATTTAGCGACGTAAATAAATCAAACTCTCGGTGTAAG GCTTGGAATGATGCATGTAAAGCAACATATCAACGGTACTGGGCATTGGTTATAGGCTCTCCCAAGGAAAAAGAAGGCTTAATTCGAGCTCCTCTTTCAAag GTGCTTCTTAATGATGGGAAGACCGAGAGAGTCGTCTTGGCTCAGCATTCAGGTTTGGAAGCTTCCCAAGAAGCTTTAACTGAGTATCGGGTGCTAGGTCCTAGAATAAATGGATGCTCATGGATTGAGCTACGTCCCCTTACAAGCCGAAAGCATCAG CTCAGGGTACATTGTGCTGAAGCTCTTGGGACTCCCATTGTTGGTGATTATAAATATGGTTGGTGTGTGCACCAGAGATGGAAGCAAATGCCTCGAGTTGATATAGAGCCATTTTCTGGGAAACCATACAAGTTGCGTAGGCCAGCAGGTCTAGATGTTCAGAAGGGAAGTGTCTTGTCAAAGGTCCCCTTGCTACATCTTCATTGTAGGGAATTTGTACTTCCTAACATTGCAAAATTCCTAGCTGTTTTAAATGAAAAGTCAGAGAACATTCACCCTGCACTTGATGCAAAGCCAGATCTTCTCCGCTTTGTGGCATCAATGCCAACCCACATGAAAATTAGTTGGAATCTCATGTCCTCCTATCTGGTGTAA
- the LOC8262735 gene encoding RNA pseudouridine synthase 3, mitochondrial isoform X2, with protein sequence MWKNIYCRRVVSQGRSYSRIAPPPPAYANPVIRVSNNVAHLGSPKDGPKPRQLLSLPPFPGLPLPGRNSMASHVTAISWVKYYFDEILDSAIQSHFNKGLVHIECPNGSGSIEYGGQMSLRKIKHNDIMEAGARVHVAVSVAETRISKRFDTIPSGTLYPNADEIQYLQRLVKYKDSAIIVLNKPPRLPVKGNLPLHNSMDALAAAALSYDYDEGPKLVQRLDRESSGLLLMGRTKESIDHLQWLFSDVNKSNSRCKAWNDACKATYQRYWALVIGSPKEKEGLIRAPLSKVLLNDGKTERVVLAQHSGLEASQEALTEYRVLGPRINGCSWIELRPLTSRKHQLRVHCAEALGTPIVGDYKYGWCVHQRWKQMPRVDIEPFSGKPYKLRRPAGLDVQKGSVLSKVPLLHLHCREFVLPNIAKFLAVLNEKSENIHPALDAKPDLLRFVASMPTHMKISWNLMSSYLV encoded by the exons ATGTGGAAGAATATATATTGCAGAAGGGTGGTATCTCAGGGTAGAAGTTACTCAAGAATAGCTCCTCCACCACCTGCCTATGCCAATCCAGTTATTAGAGTCTCCAACAATGTTGCTCATTTGGGCTCTCCTAAAGATGGACCCAAGCCACGCCAGCTCCTATCCTTGCCCCCATTCCCCGGCCTTCCTTTGCCTGGAAGGAATTCCATGGCATCTCATGTCACTGCCATTAGCTGGGTCAAGTATTACTTTGATGAAATCCTTGACTCTGCAATTCAGTCACATTTTAATAAGGGCCTT GTCCACATAGAGTGCCCAAATGGTAGTGGCTCAATAGAATATGGAGGCCAAATGTCTTTGAGAAAG ATTAAACACAATGACATCATGGAAGCAGGAGCAAGAGTTCATGTTGCTGTATCAGTAGCTGAGACTAGGATTTCCAAGAGGTTTGATACCATACCAAGCGGAACTTTATATCCAAATGCTGATGAGATTCAATATTTACAGAGGCTTGTCAAGTACAAA GATTCTGCTATAATTGTATTGAACAAGCCTCCAAGATTGCCAGTGAAG GGTAATCTTCCACTTCACAATAGCATGGACGCATTGGCAGCTGCTGCTTTGTCTTATGATTATGATGAGGGCCCCAAGTTG GTGCAGCGCCTTGACAGAGAGAGCAGCGGTCTCCTCTTAATGGGGCGGACAAAGGAAAGCATTGATCATCTTCAGTGGTTATTTAGCGACGTAAATAAATCAAACTCTCGGTGTAAG GCTTGGAATGATGCATGTAAAGCAACATATCAACGGTACTGGGCATTGGTTATAGGCTCTCCCAAGGAAAAAGAAGGCTTAATTCGAGCTCCTCTTTCAAag GTGCTTCTTAATGATGGGAAGACCGAGAGAGTCGTCTTGGCTCAGCATTCAGGTTTGGAAGCTTCCCAAGAAGCTTTAACTGAGTATCGGGTGCTAGGTCCTAGAATAAATGGATGCTCATGGATTGAGCTACGTCCCCTTACAAGCCGAAAGCATCAG CTCAGGGTACATTGTGCTGAAGCTCTTGGGACTCCCATTGTTGGTGATTATAAATATGGTTGGTGTGTGCACCAGAGATGGAAGCAAATGCCTCGAGTTGATATAGAGCCATTTTCTGGGAAACCATACAAGTTGCGTAGGCCAGCAGGTCTAGATGTTCAGAAGGGAAGTGTCTTGTCAAAGGTCCCCTTGCTACATCTTCATTGTAGGGAATTTGTACTTCCTAACATTGCAAAATTCCTAGCTGTTTTAAATGAAAAGTCAGAGAACATTCACCCTGCACTTGATGCAAAGCCAGATCTTCTCCGCTTTGTGGCATCAATGCCAACCCACATGAAAATTAGTTGGAATCTCATGTCCTCCTATCTGGTGTAA
- the LOC8262735 gene encoding RNA pseudouridine synthase 3, mitochondrial isoform X1, protein MISRVQRMWKNIYCRRVVSQGRSYSRIAPPPPAYANPVIRVSNNVAHLGSPKDGPKPRQLLSLPPFPGLPLPGRNSMASHVTAISWVKYYFDEILDSAIQSHFNKGLVHIECPNGSGSIEYGGQMSLRKIKHNDIMEAGARVHVAVSVAETRISKRFDTIPSGTLYPNADEIQYLQRLVKYKDSAIIVLNKPPRLPVKGNLPLHNSMDALAAAALSYDYDEGPKLVQRLDRESSGLLLMGRTKESIDHLQWLFSDVNKSNSRCKAWNDACKATYQRYWALVIGSPKEKEGLIRAPLSKVLLNDGKTERVVLAQHSGLEASQEALTEYRVLGPRINGCSWIELRPLTSRKHQLRVHCAEALGTPIVGDYKYGWCVHQRWKQMPRVDIEPFSGKPYKLRRPAGLDVQKGSVLSKVPLLHLHCREFVLPNIAKFLAVLNEKSENIHPALDAKPDLLRFVASMPTHMKISWNLMSSYLV, encoded by the exons ATGATTTCAAG AGTGCAGAGAATGTGGAAGAATATATATTGCAGAAGGGTGGTATCTCAGGGTAGAAGTTACTCAAGAATAGCTCCTCCACCACCTGCCTATGCCAATCCAGTTATTAGAGTCTCCAACAATGTTGCTCATTTGGGCTCTCCTAAAGATGGACCCAAGCCACGCCAGCTCCTATCCTTGCCCCCATTCCCCGGCCTTCCTTTGCCTGGAAGGAATTCCATGGCATCTCATGTCACTGCCATTAGCTGGGTCAAGTATTACTTTGATGAAATCCTTGACTCTGCAATTCAGTCACATTTTAATAAGGGCCTT GTCCACATAGAGTGCCCAAATGGTAGTGGCTCAATAGAATATGGAGGCCAAATGTCTTTGAGAAAG ATTAAACACAATGACATCATGGAAGCAGGAGCAAGAGTTCATGTTGCTGTATCAGTAGCTGAGACTAGGATTTCCAAGAGGTTTGATACCATACCAAGCGGAACTTTATATCCAAATGCTGATGAGATTCAATATTTACAGAGGCTTGTCAAGTACAAA GATTCTGCTATAATTGTATTGAACAAGCCTCCAAGATTGCCAGTGAAG GGTAATCTTCCACTTCACAATAGCATGGACGCATTGGCAGCTGCTGCTTTGTCTTATGATTATGATGAGGGCCCCAAGTTG GTGCAGCGCCTTGACAGAGAGAGCAGCGGTCTCCTCTTAATGGGGCGGACAAAGGAAAGCATTGATCATCTTCAGTGGTTATTTAGCGACGTAAATAAATCAAACTCTCGGTGTAAG GCTTGGAATGATGCATGTAAAGCAACATATCAACGGTACTGGGCATTGGTTATAGGCTCTCCCAAGGAAAAAGAAGGCTTAATTCGAGCTCCTCTTTCAAag GTGCTTCTTAATGATGGGAAGACCGAGAGAGTCGTCTTGGCTCAGCATTCAGGTTTGGAAGCTTCCCAAGAAGCTTTAACTGAGTATCGGGTGCTAGGTCCTAGAATAAATGGATGCTCATGGATTGAGCTACGTCCCCTTACAAGCCGAAAGCATCAG CTCAGGGTACATTGTGCTGAAGCTCTTGGGACTCCCATTGTTGGTGATTATAAATATGGTTGGTGTGTGCACCAGAGATGGAAGCAAATGCCTCGAGTTGATATAGAGCCATTTTCTGGGAAACCATACAAGTTGCGTAGGCCAGCAGGTCTAGATGTTCAGAAGGGAAGTGTCTTGTCAAAGGTCCCCTTGCTACATCTTCATTGTAGGGAATTTGTACTTCCTAACATTGCAAAATTCCTAGCTGTTTTAAATGAAAAGTCAGAGAACATTCACCCTGCACTTGATGCAAAGCCAGATCTTCTCCGCTTTGTGGCATCAATGCCAACCCACATGAAAATTAGTTGGAATCTCATGTCCTCCTATCTGGTGTAA